A stretch of Macadamia integrifolia cultivar HAES 741 chromosome 7, SCU_Mint_v3, whole genome shotgun sequence DNA encodes these proteins:
- the LOC122085010 gene encoding arabinosyltransferase RRA2-like, translating to MTGRREGSLMRNNGQSIRGSKIAVAIAIGILLGCVFAFLYPHGIFGSDPTIQGRRAGKSSLQVGLFPCESSERINLLKSDLVSASQKNSELKKQVSELTEKLRLAEQAKEQAEKQVQVLGGKHKAGPFGTVNGLRTNPTVIPDESVNPRLAKLLEKVAVQRELIVALANSNVKDMLEVWFTSIKRVGITNYLVIALDDEIADFCNSKEVPIYKRDPDEGIDSVARKGSNHAVSGLKFRILREFLQLGYSVLLSDVDIVYLQNPFNYLYRDSDVESMTDGHNNMTAYGYNDVFDEPAIGWARYAHTMRIWVYNSGFFYIRPTIPSIELLDRVANRLSQEPKPWDQAAFNEELFFPSHPGYDGLHASKRTMDFYLFMNSKVLFKTLRKDAKLRKLKPVIIHVNYHPDKLPRMKAVVNFYVNRKQDALKPFPDGSNW from the exons ATGACGGGACGCAGAGAGGGGTCGCTGATGAGAAATAACGGACAATCTATTCGCGGATCGAAAATCGCAGTCGCCATTGCCATCGGGATCCTTCTGGGATgcgtctttgccttcttgtaCCCCCATGGGATTTTCGGTTCCGATCCAACAATTCAAGGCCGTCGAGCTGGAAAATCCAGTCTTCAG GTTGGTTTGTTCCCCTGTGAATCTTCTGAACGGATCAACTTGTTGAAGTCCGACCTTGTCTCAGCATCGCAGAAGAACTCAGAGTTGAAGAAACAAGTTAGTGAATTAACTGAAAAGCTTCGGTTAGCTGAACAAGCAAAAGAACAGGCAGAGAAGCAGGTCCAAGTGCTGGGTGGAAAGCATAAAGCTGGGCCATTTGGTACTGTAAATGGTTTAAGAACCAATCCAACTGTCATTCCTGATGAATCTGTGAACCCAAGATTGGCTAAGTTACTTGAGAAAGTAGCTGTCCAAAGAGAGCTTATCGTTGCATTGGCAAATTCCAATGTGAAAGACATGTTGGAGGTCTGGTTCACTAGCATCAAGAGAGTTGGTATAACTAATTATTTAGTAATTGCTCTGGATGATGAGATTGCGGATTTCTGCAATTCAAAGGAGGTTCCCATTTACAAAAGAGATCCTGATGAGGGCATTGACTCGGTCGCGAGGAAAGGGAGCAACCATGCTGTCTCAGGTTTGAAGTTCCGCATCTTGAGAGAGTTCTTGCAGCTGGGTTACAGCGTTCTTCTCTCAGATGTTGATATTGTATACTTGCAGAATCCATTCAATTATCTATATCGGGATTCAGATGTGGAGTCCATGACTGATGGCCATAATAACATGACAGCCTATGGTTATAATGATGTTTTCGATGAGCCTGCAATAGGTTGGGCCCGATATGCACATACAATGAGAATATGGGTTTACAACTCTGGCTTCTTTTATATAAGGCCTACAATTCCTTCGATTGAGCTGCTGGATCGTGTTGCTAACCGGCTTTCTCAGGAACCAAAACCTTGGGACCAGGCAGCTTTCAATGAGGAGCTCTTTTTCCCCTCACACCCTGGCTACGATGGACTTCACGCATCCAAGAGAACTATGGATTTCTATCTCTTTATGAACAGCAAAGTCCTTTTCAAGACTCTGAGGAAAGACGCAAAGCTGAGAAAGTTAAAGCCTGTCATCATTCATGTGAATTACCATCCAGATAAGCTTCCGAGAATGAAAGCAGTTGTGAACTTCTATGTCAACCGCAAACAAGATGCGCTGAAACCCTTCCCTGATGGTTCAAATTGGTAG
- the LOC122085007 gene encoding vicilin-like seed storage protein At2g18540: MAKRRNLSSKFLFSIVIAIIFSWYVPDAAAIRGSKDVVSGSGAATLVTKEDRKTLVRTDSGVITSVEIGDGTRKPHQLQSITLDPNSLLLPVLLHSDMVFYVHTGSGSMSWVGEDGRYETLVKRGDIYWIPEGSLFFARSSLESTRERLRIYAIFTDTNDQNPYEPYIGPYSMLSDLVLGFDDKTLQLAFRVPQEVIEEISSGTKPPAIVHATFRNETEESEEDRGDWRAGIIEALIGPEPQELDNDKKMPKQAKTFNIFTEKPDYENCNGWSLEVNPKKTKALKGSNVGVYMVNLTKGSMMAPHWNPRATEIAIVTHGQGMIHVVCPSNANETECKNTRFRVSEGDVFVVSRFHPMAQISFNNDTFVFMGFSTMAAKNYPQFLAGKSSVLRTLDREILATAFNVPNTTIDQLLASQVDSVILECTSCAEEEEAAMEEEIEKERQQEEEEEARRREEEEEERKRREEEEEEARSREEEEEEARRREEEARRQEEEAEEARREEEEKEARRSEEEARRQEEEEEEARTEKEDLEARREEEARRQEEEEAMREEEERQQERAHRRQEAKEAARRREEEEAGRRPERRKRWSEEEEARRQEEERQRRTREEWEGDGEGEGEGEDEDGEEVRRLLKSKWRF, encoded by the exons ATGGCGAAGAGGAGAAATCTGAGTTCgaaatttttgttttccatTGTCATTGCCATTATTTTCTCATGGTATGTTCCTGATGCTGCTGCAATTAGAGGGTCTAAAGATGTTGTATCGGGTTCTGGTGCTGCAACCCTGGTCACGAAAGAAGATAGGAAAACCCTCGTTAGGACGGATTCCGGTGTGATTACATCTGTTGAAATCGGTGATGGCACCCGAAAGCCCCACCAACTTCAGTCCATCACCTTGGACCCCAATTCTCTCTTACTTCCTGTACTTTTGCATTCAGACATGGTTTTCTATGTACATACAG GGAGTGGTAGCATGAGTTGGGTTGGTGAGGATGGAAGGTATGAGACACTGGTGAAGCGAGGTGATATCTATTGGATTCCTGAGGGTTCTCTGTTCTTCGCTCGAAGTAGCTTGGAGTCCACAAGGGAGAGACTCAGGATTTATGCTATCTTCACTGATACAAATGACCAAAACCCATAT GAGCCTTATATCGGGCCTTACTCCATGCTGAGCGATCTGGTGCTGGGCTTTGATGACAAAACCCTCCAATTGGCTTTCCGG GTTCCTCAAGAAGTGATAGAAGAGATATCGAGTGGGACCAAGCCTCCGGCGATCGTGCATGCAACATTCAGGAATGAAACAGAGGAGTCGGAGGAGGACAGAGGAGACTGGAGAGCTGGGATAATTGAGGCCCTTATAGGACCTGAGCCCCAAGAACTCGACAACGACAAGAAGATGCCGAAGCAGGCCAAGACCTTCAATATCTTCACTGAGAAGCCCGACTATGAGAATTGCAATGGCTGGAGTTTGGAGGTGAACCCCAAGAAGACGAAAGCCTTGAAAGGTTCCAATGTTGGGGTTTACATGGTGAACTTAACTAAG GGTTCAATGATGGCGCCTCATTGGAATCCAAGGGCAACAGAGATAGCTATTGTGACCCACGGGCAAGGGATGATTCACGTTGTCTGCCCTAGCAATGCAAATGAGACGGAGTGCAAGAACACGAGGTTTAGGGTCAGCGAGGGAGACGTCTTTGTTGTTTCAAGATTCCACCCAATGGCCCAGATTTCCTTCAACAACGACACGTTTGTGTTCATGGGTTTTAGTACAATGGCAGCAAAGAATTACCCTCAATTCCTAGCGGGGAAGAGCTCCGTACTTCGAACATTGGACAGAGAGATACTGGCCACGGCATTTAATGTTCCTAACACGACGATTGATCAGTTGTTAGCTTCGCAGGTGGACTCCGTCATACTGGAGTGCACATCTTGCGCCGAGGAAGAAGAGGCGGCGATGGAGGAGGAGATCGAGAAGGAAAGGCAacaggaggaagaggaggaggctagaaggagagaagaggaagaagaagaaaggaagagaagggaggaagaggaggaagaggctAGGAGtagagaagaggaggaggaagaggccAGGAGGAGGGAAGAGGAGGCAAGAAGACAAGAAGAGGAAGCAGAGGAGGCCaggagggaggaagaagagaaggaagccAGGAGGAGCGAAGAGGAGGCAAGAagacaagaagaggaagaagaggaagcaagGACAGAGAAAGAAGATCTGGAAGCCAGGAGAGAAGAGGAGGCAAGAAgacaagaggaggaagaggcaatgagagaggaagaagagaggcaACAGGAACGAGCTCATCGTAGGCAGGAAGCCAAAGAAGCAGCTAGACgcagagaggaagaagaagctggGAGGAGGCCGGAAAGGCGAAAGAGGTGGAGCGAGGAAGAAGAGGCAAGAAGGCAAGAAGAAGAGAGGCAAAGAAGAACGAGGGAGGAGTGGGAAGGTGacggtgaaggtgaaggtgaaggtgaagacGAAGACGGAGAGGAGGTCAGAAGACTCTTGAAGAGTAAGTGGAGGTTCTGA
- the LOC122084817 gene encoding scarecrow-like protein 15, whose protein sequence is MKSPFTTTTMRDHHPKPNNNNTTTTHHPSFNTTASCYEPTSVLDIRHSPSPVATAPDSVPAVPGFFLDDHPLDDPLLLHHLPLFPSGDWDSLMSGFDRRDDSAPTSKTLPNFDSQNPNPLHFPPVDPYFLSSSLVHPDFNSSVLFPNQNLSHDLNPSRQSHDSYQSNSYFDCVQLDQLIRAAELFDSGQLQLAQVILERLNQRLPSPDGKPLQRAAFYFKEALQFPLTGSYRTSYSPNSSTFHKIKAYKAFCEISPITPFANFTSNQALLETLDGARFIHAIDFEIGLGLQWASFMQELANRSKDYNSPLSTLRVTAVVPEDSLIEPELIKDNLCQLADELGILFQIAFVSVCSFEASMFDAIRFIEGETIAVNLSPEILGHLALRDSVPRFFCLLRQIAPEIVLFVDTEGWKEAGPPSFRRNFINGLELYSSILESLDAANTHGLDFVRLIERYLLRPKIFAAVAAARNRFPSSWWELFVAAGMLPVKFSEFTECQAQFLVQREQARGFHVAKRQTLMLLCWQDRELIATSAWRC, encoded by the coding sequence ATGAAATCTCccttcaccaccaccaccatgcGTGACCACCACCCAAaacccaacaacaacaacactaCCACTACCCATCACCCCTCCTTCAACACCACCGCTTCCTGCTACGAACCCACTTCTGTTCTCGACATACGTCACAGTCCAAGTCCCGTTGCCACTGCACCTGATTCAGTTCCGGCGGTTCCCGGTTTCTTTTTGGACGACCATCCTTTGGACGACCCTCTATTACTGCATCATCTTCCCTTGTTCCCATCAGGCGATTGGGATTCCTTGATGTCGGGTTTCGACAGAAGAGACGATTCTGCTCCCACGTCCAAAACTCTCCCCAACTTCGACTCCCAAAACCCGAATCCCCTGCACTTCCCACCGGTTGATCCttacttcctttcttcttcccttgttCATCCTGATTTTAATTCCTCTGTGTTATTTCCCAACCAAAATCTGAGTCATGATTTAAATCCTTCGAGGCAATCCCACGATTCCTATCAAAGCAACTCATACTTCGATTGTGTGCAGTTGGATCAGCTCATTAGAGCTGCGGAGCTCTTCGATTCAGGGCAGCTGCAGCTTGCGCAGGTGATATTGGAGCGGCTCAATCAACGTCTGCCATCTCCTGACGGGAAACCACTCCAAAGAGCTGCCTTTTATTTCAAAGAAGCTCTTCAATTCCCTCTCACTGGCTCCTATCGAACGTCCTACTCCCCTAATTCATCGACATTTCACAAAATTAAAGCGTACAAGGCCTTCTGCGAGATATCTCCGATCACCCCTTTCGCTAATTTCACCTCTAATCAAGCGCTTCTTGAGACTCTAGACGGAGCAAGGTTCATACATGCCATAGATTTCGAGATTGGGCTTGGATTACAATGGGCATCGTTCATGCAAGAGCTCGCGAACAGATCAAAAGACTATAACAGTCCTCTGTCGACTCTCAGAGTTACCGCCGTTGTGCCGGAAGACTCTTTGATTGAACCGGAACTGATCAAGGATAACCTCTGTCAGTTGGCGGACGAACTTGGAATCCTTTTCCAGATTGCGTTCGTGAGTGTTTGTAGTTTCGAAGCATCAATGTTCGATGCAATCAGGTTTATCGAAGGTGAGACAATCGCCGTCAATCTTTCGCCGGAAATCCTCGGGCATCTCGCTTTGAGGGATTCAGTCCCGCGATTCTTCTGTCTTCTCCGGCAGATCGCGCCGGAGATTGTACTATTCGTTGATACAGAGGGGTGGAAAGAAGCAGGGCCTCCTTCGTTTCGCCGGAACTTCATCAACGGGCTTGAATTGTACTCTTCGATACTGGAATCGCTCGACGCTGCTAACACCCATGGACTCGATTTCGTGCGGTTAATTGAGAGGTATCTTCTGCGGCCAAAGATTTTTGCGGCGGTTGCTGCGGCCAGGAATCGGTTTCCTTCTTCGTGGTGGGAACTGTTCGTCGCTGCTGGAATGTTGCCAGTGAAGTTCAGTGAGTTCACGGAGTGTCAGGCTCAGTTTCTGGTGCAGAGGGAACAAGCACGTGGTTTCCACGTGGCAAAGCGTCAGACATTAATGCTGCTATGCTGGCAAGATAGAGAGCTGATTGCCACGTCGGCCTGGAGGTGCTAG